From a single Clostridia bacterium genomic region:
- a CDS encoding folate family ECF transporter S component codes for MKKLFIPQKLNRKQLCTLALLVAVTVVLSVFCTIRVGNAIKIPLKFISVFLAAALFGPWYGGLVCAMGDILNAILVPIGPPIPMLTVLEFVSGFLFGLFFYANNDKNYILRALICTTLLFLSDMLLTTAVLTSVGYFPNFKTAFITRIAAGIIKWVLQFSVLVIFKKHLTALRKVLKK; via the coding sequence ATGAAAAAATTATTCATTCCGCAAAAGCTAAACCGTAAACAGTTGTGTACACTTGCTCTGCTGGTTGCTGTGACTGTTGTACTGTCTGTCTTTTGCACCATCCGTGTCGGAAACGCAATCAAAATTCCGTTAAAATTCATTTCGGTATTTCTAGCCGCTGCTTTATTCGGTCCCTGGTATGGTGGCCTCGTTTGTGCTATGGGCGATATTCTGAATGCAATTTTGGTTCCGATTGGTCCCCCTATTCCGATGCTGACAGTTTTAGAATTTGTTTCAGGCTTCCTGTTCGGGCTGTTTTTTTACGCAAATAACGATAAAAATTATATATTGCGCGCATTAATTTGCACTACGCTTTTATTCTTGAGCGATATGCTTTTAACCACAGCTGTGCTGACCTCTGTCGGATATTTTCCGAATTTCAAAACAGCTTTTATTACAAGGATTGCTGCAGGCATAATTAAATGGGTGTTACAATTCAGTGTACTTGTTATTTTCAAAAAACATCTTACGGCTTTACGAAAAGTTCTGAAAAAATAA
- a CDS encoding glycosyltransferase: MKKVSIIIAAYNMEDYIEETLQSAVAQTLDDIEIIVANDCSTDETAEKVTLFAKKDPRIHLVNLKENKGPMLARKEACTVSDGKYTMFLDGDDLLIPEACEIAYNAIERERVDILQFETEVFGDDKILHSQAGAVAGVYAYMQGLNKKIVSSDKAGLMGRRECRDHLNFTMWNKIYNSKLIEQVNKELPDEHLAMAEDMLFSFIAGVFAKSYADIKEKIHRYRFGNGISTAQNLSKARMQSVAKTYYVYNFLKEWTEEKGCEKICRSRLDTMRMQFLSNMSGAFLTQIHAEDRQIYMDYVLQYCPLNTFLSALCFGAYCNHLAPSEVLSESLAGLSQLKATKKEIKTVATFYYRARNGGIENVLSQITEAWIQAGYKVVLFTDEPAHEDDYPLNENIIRVVLPVYEHGKFYTYEERMDALRDACKTYDVDIMIYHAWLHMQIVADIIAVKQLGIPFAVHTHSVFCVNFSAQDVGYTYKNLVLHKVYSLCDTVITLNRADQAYWSAFGLNCVQTVNPIPYKTDTPIAPLNGHNLLMTCRISPEKQILDAIKITEAVRKKIPDVTLTIVGAPDTKTYMDEITGYIKTKKLQDTVILPGFQKDVLPYYQNADIMLITSEYEGFPLSLVESKMCGVPLVIYELPHLDTVQAAKGMAVVPQKDILGAARHIIDILSDDVLKKEMGRAARQSAEEIYSHDLKELWKNIFDKTLNPVEKESLSPASAAILTMNSYMLQGIVARASYAPQTQEIASDTDSKLTLDAYTNHVLTLEATVREIRSSTSYRLGWFLTWPFRKIKDKIKGQKYVE; the protein is encoded by the coding sequence ATGAAAAAGGTCAGTATTATTATTGCAGCCTACAACATGGAGGACTACATTGAAGAAACGTTGCAAAGTGCTGTGGCACAGACATTAGACGACATTGAGATAATTGTTGCCAACGATTGTTCCACAGATGAAACAGCAGAAAAAGTGACCCTTTTCGCAAAAAAGGATCCGAGAATCCATCTTGTGAATCTTAAAGAGAATAAAGGGCCTATGCTTGCACGAAAAGAGGCCTGCACTGTTTCAGACGGTAAATACACCATGTTTTTAGACGGAGACGATTTGCTGATCCCTGAAGCATGCGAAATTGCTTACAATGCAATCGAACGCGAGCGGGTTGATATTTTGCAGTTTGAAACAGAAGTCTTTGGAGATGACAAGATCCTGCATTCACAAGCAGGTGCTGTTGCCGGTGTGTATGCATACATGCAGGGTTTAAATAAGAAAATTGTTTCTTCAGACAAAGCAGGATTAATGGGAAGGCGTGAGTGTCGGGACCATTTAAATTTCACTATGTGGAATAAAATCTATAACAGCAAGCTGATTGAGCAGGTAAACAAAGAACTCCCCGACGAGCATCTTGCTATGGCTGAGGATATGCTGTTTTCCTTTATCGCCGGTGTGTTTGCAAAATCCTACGCAGATATCAAAGAAAAAATACATCGCTACAGATTCGGAAACGGTATTTCTACTGCCCAAAACCTTTCAAAGGCACGCATGCAGTCTGTTGCCAAAACATATTATGTTTACAATTTTTTGAAAGAATGGACCGAAGAGAAAGGATGCGAAAAAATATGCCGTAGTCGCTTAGACACCATGCGCATGCAGTTTTTATCCAACATGAGTGGTGCTTTCTTAACACAGATTCATGCCGAAGACAGACAGATTTATATGGATTATGTATTACAATACTGTCCGCTTAATACTTTTTTAAGTGCACTTTGCTTCGGTGCCTACTGCAATCACCTTGCCCCCTCAGAAGTGCTTTCTGAGTCTTTGGCAGGACTTTCACAGTTGAAAGCGACGAAAAAAGAAATCAAAACGGTTGCAACCTTTTACTATCGTGCCCGGAACGGCGGAATTGAGAATGTTTTGTCCCAGATTACCGAGGCATGGATTCAGGCAGGCTACAAGGTTGTTCTTTTTACAGATGAGCCTGCACATGAAGATGACTATCCGCTAAACGAAAACATTATACGCGTTGTTCTTCCGGTTTATGAGCATGGAAAATTTTACACCTATGAGGAACGCATGGATGCTTTGCGCGACGCTTGTAAAACCTATGATGTGGATATTATGATTTACCACGCGTGGTTACACATGCAAATCGTTGCCGACATCATAGCCGTTAAACAGTTGGGTATTCCTTTTGCAGTACACACGCACAGCGTATTTTGTGTGAACTTTTCCGCACAAGACGTTGGATACACCTACAAAAATCTGGTTTTGCACAAAGTGTATTCTCTTTGTGATACCGTTATCACATTAAACCGCGCAGATCAGGCATATTGGTCAGCTTTTGGGCTGAACTGTGTTCAAACTGTCAATCCGATTCCCTACAAAACAGACACACCGATCGCGCCTCTTAATGGACACAATTTGCTCATGACGTGTCGGATTTCTCCCGAAAAGCAAATTTTAGACGCCATTAAAATTACGGAAGCGGTGCGAAAAAAAATACCGGATGTTACCCTCACTATCGTGGGTGCACCCGACACCAAAACATACATGGACGAAATAACCGGCTATATCAAAACAAAAAAACTGCAGGACACAGTTATACTGCCCGGATTTCAAAAAGATGTACTTCCCTATTATCAAAACGCCGATATCATGCTGATTACCAGCGAATATGAAGGCTTTCCTCTTTCGCTTGTGGAAAGCAAAATGTGCGGTGTTCCCTTGGTGATTTATGAATTGCCCCATTTAGATACTGTGCAGGCCGCAAAAGGTATGGCGGTTGTTCCACAAAAAGATATCTTAGGTGCCGCAAGACATATCATTGACATTCTTTCAGATGATGTGCTGAAAAAAGAAATGGGTCGTGCTGCTCGTCAGAGTGCTGAAGAAATATACAGTCACGACTTAAAAGAACTTTGGAAAAACATCTTTGACAAAACGTTGAATCCTGTGGAAAAAGAATCTCTCTCTCCCGCATCCGCTGCCATTCTCACCATGAACAGCTACATGCTTCAGGGTATTGTGGCACGCGCTTCATATGCACCGCAAACACAGGAAATTGCATCTGATACCGACAGCAAGCTCACTTTAGATGCATATACCAATCATGTTCTGACGTTAGAAGCAACCGTTCGCGAAATTCGTTCTTCAACAAGCTATCGCCTTGGTTGGTTTTTAACCTGGCCATTCCGTAAAATCAAGGACAAAATCAAAGGTCAAAAATATGTGGAATAA
- a CDS encoding lactate utilization protein, translating to MCGKINRVRKAEGRKNMKTVIENLKKNNMEVYAVSTKEEVVPLLEQLLTKGATVAVGGSKTLDEAEVLPFLRNGNYIFLDRYTAGLTRPEIEEIFKKSFFADAYIASANAVTEQGEIFNVDGNGNRVAAILYGPEKVYLVVGKNKIVKNLDEAVKRLRETAAPLNTKRLSCDTYCEKKGVCVAQNSDAAHMTEGCGGAGRICCDYTVMAYQRKPGRITVILVDEPLGF from the coding sequence ATGTGTGGTAAAATAAACCGAGTAAGAAAAGCGGAAGGAAGAAAAAACATGAAAACAGTCATTGAAAATTTAAAAAAGAATAATATGGAAGTGTATGCAGTAAGCACGAAGGAAGAGGTTGTTCCGCTTTTAGAGCAATTGCTTACAAAAGGTGCAACGGTTGCAGTCGGCGGTTCAAAGACGTTGGATGAAGCGGAGGTGCTTCCGTTTTTACGGAACGGCAATTATATATTTCTTGACCGTTACACTGCGGGCTTGACACGTCCTGAAATTGAAGAAATATTTAAAAAATCTTTCTTTGCAGATGCTTATATAGCAAGCGCAAACGCAGTTACCGAGCAGGGTGAGATTTTTAATGTGGACGGAAACGGAAATCGCGTTGCTGCAATTCTTTACGGCCCCGAAAAGGTTTATCTGGTTGTTGGAAAAAACAAAATTGTAAAAAACCTTGATGAAGCGGTAAAACGCCTGAGAGAAACTGCGGCACCCTTAAATACCAAAAGACTTTCTTGCGATACATACTGTGAAAAGAAAGGCGTTTGTGTCGCTCAAAATTCCGATGCGGCTCACATGACAGAAGGCTGTGGCGGTGCGGGGCGCATTTGCTGTGATTATACCGTTATGGCATATCAGCGAAAGCCGGGCAGAATAACCGTGATTTTAGTGGATGAACCGCTGGGCTTTTAA
- a CDS encoding VanW family protein: protein MAEQENTVVSLTEKYRLRKEEKILKRKKRKKIALICVAVICVLLVFCLSAGNSTAFRGVTVAGIPVHGKTQAEIEALLTRKFTYVPEISVTVGEQTQEFLFDDIATCDLKKTAKLAFQKGKGNLVERIFTYLTPFVKRNVPVYIILDEEKLELGLLQMQESVPDSYKETTYEAKEDEILITTGHGGNAMDIPAICKSIKKKLYAYEDAHIDAVLSEKEFSVPTAEEFMKDFKSEPQDAYYDAEARKLIPHVYGYKLEIEDVQAVLENAVSDSEYHISARSVKPKVTLEELEKEMFGDTLSTYSTRYNAGQIDRSHNVELATSKLNGYIAEPGDVISYNAIVGDRTAEAGFRNAAVYTSEGVADDIGGGVCQVSTTLYNAALYANLEIVYRTSHAYPVAYAEKGQDATVVMGQIDFKFKNNTKHPILIKSSAGGGYCVIQICGKKEKPFSVEIENILLETVPYDTIYKDDPEMEQGKEVVERSGITGYVVETYRKVTIDGKTTSERMPSSTYRTLSEKITRGTKAPEAPEQTTDVPSDGQTMPETEQPVTQE, encoded by the coding sequence ATGGCAGAACAGGAAAACACAGTCGTATCTTTAACAGAAAAATACAGACTTCGTAAAGAAGAAAAAATACTGAAACGGAAAAAGCGCAAAAAAATTGCGCTTATTTGTGTTGCTGTTATATGTGTACTGCTTGTTTTTTGCCTTTCGGCCGGTAACTCAACCGCATTCCGCGGTGTAACTGTAGCAGGAATTCCGGTTCATGGAAAAACGCAGGCGGAAATTGAAGCTCTTTTAACCCGAAAATTCACTTATGTTCCTGAAATCTCGGTTACAGTGGGGGAGCAGACGCAGGAATTTCTTTTTGATGATATAGCAACCTGCGATTTGAAAAAAACCGCAAAGCTTGCGTTCCAAAAAGGAAAGGGTAATTTGGTTGAACGTATATTTACCTATCTGACACCGTTTGTAAAGCGAAATGTTCCGGTCTACATTATTTTAGACGAAGAAAAACTTGAACTGGGCTTGCTTCAGATGCAGGAATCGGTTCCGGACAGCTATAAGGAAACGACCTACGAAGCAAAAGAGGATGAGATTTTAATTACAACCGGACACGGCGGAAATGCCATGGATATTCCGGCTATTTGTAAATCTATAAAGAAAAAGTTGTACGCGTATGAAGATGCACACATCGATGCCGTTCTTTCCGAAAAAGAATTTTCGGTTCCCACTGCGGAGGAATTTATGAAGGATTTCAAATCCGAGCCGCAGGATGCGTATTATGATGCCGAAGCCAGAAAGCTTATTCCGCATGTTTACGGTTATAAGCTCGAGATTGAAGATGTGCAGGCAGTTCTGGAAAATGCTGTATCGGACAGTGAATATCACATTTCGGCACGCTCTGTCAAGCCAAAGGTTACATTGGAAGAACTGGAAAAAGAGATGTTTGGAGACACCTTAAGTACCTATTCGACCAGATATAACGCAGGACAGATTGACCGTAGCCACAATGTTGAACTTGCAACCTCTAAGCTTAACGGCTACATTGCAGAGCCGGGAGATGTGATTTCCTATAATGCGATTGTGGGTGACCGTACTGCCGAAGCAGGCTTCCGAAATGCCGCCGTTTACACATCCGAGGGCGTGGCAGATGATATCGGAGGCGGTGTTTGTCAAGTGTCCACAACCCTTTATAATGCGGCACTTTATGCGAATCTTGAAATTGTGTACCGTACCAGCCACGCTTACCCTGTTGCATATGCGGAAAAAGGTCAGGATGCAACGGTTGTAATGGGGCAGATTGACTTTAAGTTTAAAAACAACACAAAGCATCCTATTTTAATCAAGAGCAGTGCAGGTGGCGGATATTGCGTGATTCAGATTTGCGGAAAAAAAGAAAAGCCGTTCTCTGTTGAAATTGAAAACATCCTGCTCGAAACTGTACCTTATGATACAATTTATAAAGATGATCCGGAAATGGAGCAGGGCAAAGAGGTTGTGGAACGTAGCGGTATTACAGGATATGTTGTTGAAACCTACCGCAAGGTGACCATAGACGGCAAAACCACCAGCGAAAGAATGCCCAGCAGTACCTACAGAACCCTTTCCGAAAAAATAACGCGGGGTACAAAAGCACCGGAAGCACCTGAACAGACTACAGATGTGCCTTCGGACGGGCAGACAATGCCCGAAACGGAGCAACCGGTAACACAAGAATAA
- a CDS encoding glycosyltransferase family 2 protein gives MPKVSVIISAYNVEKYIEKSLKSVCSQTLRDIEILAVDDGSTDKTKEIISEIARTDTRIRLLSHEENKGLMLARKTGYDNASGDYIMFLDGDDYYNENACEVAYNAISDENTDILQFGVDTFTEGENFSENSIFAEEIKNLLNNFVSPYSSEKAGGLYNSDDVLKINHCIFNKIYKKELVQKVSAEIPNTHIYLAEDMLFSYIAFFYAKSFGTTSELLCNYRVGTGVSTTTSVTERRRNAVAKCYYIYSFLREWTDKRQAPPACQKRLLKIQDEMFTHINHFFFGDLSKDEREMFCKEVLFYCPADLFICRLIYATFTKNFSEAETLSELCAPLSIFKTNVHKIKTVGILGSAKQELINYLEKKGCKTVQMTSADIPNSTPLSFSETKARVLSVQDMIQTQQIDMVLYCNKSTPLLVADALAVKGTGALFSVLTDGDFLSGWNTLEIYTARTQAVMYKCYAIADFVLTASAQDYSYFKAMGLKCYMQDSFDPANLSELPEIPKPSVAEQTIKALSENVENGIIRHIAKNKTAEELEASVMYAKTLEKQLEEAVGYAHQLEAVIAEKDGYQTCLENAIQDKDACIEALQEKIIALKNPPSLLNKIKNRIKNKEKL, from the coding sequence ATGCCAAAGGTAAGTGTTATAATTTCTGCTTACAATGTGGAAAAGTATATTGAAAAATCGCTAAAAAGCGTTTGCAGTCAAACGCTAAGGGATATTGAAATTCTTGCTGTTGACGATGGCTCCACAGATAAAACCAAAGAAATTATTTCTGAAATTGCCAGGACGGATACACGCATCCGTCTGCTTTCGCATGAAGAAAACAAAGGTTTAATGCTTGCAAGAAAAACCGGCTATGACAACGCAAGCGGTGATTACATCATGTTTTTAGACGGTGATGATTACTATAACGAAAACGCGTGCGAAGTGGCATACAACGCTATTTCAGATGAGAACACCGACATATTGCAATTCGGTGTTGACACCTTTACCGAAGGTGAAAATTTCTCTGAAAATAGTATTTTTGCGGAGGAAATAAAGAATTTGTTAAACAACTTTGTTTCTCCATATTCCTCCGAAAAAGCAGGCGGGCTGTATAACTCTGATGATGTACTAAAAATCAATCATTGTATTTTCAATAAAATCTACAAAAAAGAACTGGTACAGAAAGTTTCTGCTGAAATCCCGAACACGCACATTTATCTTGCTGAGGACATGCTTTTTTCCTACATAGCTTTTTTTTATGCAAAATCGTTTGGCACAACAAGTGAACTGCTCTGCAACTACAGAGTCGGGACAGGTGTATCCACCACTACATCCGTTACCGAAAGACGAAGAAACGCAGTAGCAAAGTGCTACTACATTTATTCTTTTTTAAGAGAATGGACTGATAAAAGACAAGCACCTCCCGCGTGTCAAAAACGACTTTTAAAAATTCAAGACGAAATGTTTACACATATAAACCATTTCTTTTTTGGGGATTTATCCAAAGATGAACGGGAGATGTTCTGTAAAGAGGTTCTTTTCTACTGCCCCGCAGATTTGTTTATTTGCAGATTGATTTATGCAACATTTACGAAAAATTTTTCCGAAGCAGAAACCCTTTCGGAGTTATGTGCTCCGCTTTCTATATTCAAAACAAACGTACACAAAATTAAAACCGTAGGAATACTTGGAAGTGCAAAGCAAGAGTTAATTAATTATCTTGAGAAGAAAGGTTGCAAAACCGTACAGATGACAAGTGCAGACATTCCCAACAGTACACCTCTATCCTTTTCAGAAACAAAAGCGCGTGTTCTCTCTGTTCAAGATATGATTCAAACACAACAAATTGATATGGTTCTGTATTGCAACAAGAGCACACCTCTGCTGGTAGCAGATGCTTTAGCGGTAAAAGGAACCGGCGCACTGTTTTCTGTATTGACGGACGGTGATTTTTTATCAGGCTGGAATACACTGGAAATTTACACAGCAAGAACCCAAGCGGTTATGTATAAATGCTATGCTATTGCGGACTTTGTCCTCACGGCGTCAGCGCAGGATTATTCCTATTTTAAGGCTATGGGACTTAAATGTTATATGCAGGACAGTTTTGACCCCGCTAACCTTTCAGAACTGCCCGAAATACCAAAACCGTCTGTGGCAGAACAGACAATAAAAGCGCTTTCGGAAAATGTTGAAAACGGAATAATCCGGCATATAGCAAAGAATAAAACCGCAGAAGAGCTGGAAGCTTCTGTTATGTATGCTAAAACTTTGGAAAAGCAACTTGAAGAAGCTGTAGGATACGCCCACCAATTAGAAGCGGTCATCGCTGAAAAAGACGGATATCAGACATGCTTGGAAAATGCGATTCAGGACAAAGATGCATGCATCGAAGCTTTACAAGAAAAAATTATTGCGTTGAAAAATCCACCGTCTTTATTAAATAAAATTAAAAATCGTATCAAAAACAAGGAGAAACTATGA
- a CDS encoding HAMP domain-containing protein, which yields MRHKLQWKLIFIFILFIFAIILVSGTFIMTSVSSFYLNQFKVQMDDEFKGQLSESLNESLSDTDPVTKISEVMDAFAMSRLGIGNNRNYYILDGKTGLFIDGSGQESDLNGVTDNIISAINGKIGNEISLRGEYMDYAYPVKQGDKTAYIIYVADNKEDISAVLYNIFRIILQAFLYSALLAIVFGFFLSRTITVPIRDLTNKAGKIAEGDFVDASIRVQGNDEIGTLTQTFNTMADRLKTTMREMEGEKSKIEIIIRNLEDGIMAFDSKGIATHTNPAAIKMLRLPKKATYKFDDIFPPLGIPLTTKDAHDIKANFKREYEIETEQAALALHFAPFRAEGQKKPGIIVAISDITKQQKLDNSRKAFVANVSHELRTPLTNIKSYAETMLDSDLDPETTENFLQVINSEADRMTRLVRDLLLLSQLDHTNTGLKPEELNISELVSDTVNTMRIEAQNRQLTLTYVPGSATDNIMADPDRIRQVIINILSNAIKYTPAHGNVTVLCGQQKSNVYVQITDTGIGIPEKDLPMLFERFYRVDKARSREMGGTGLGLAIAKEMVEAHNGSITIDSEYGKGTTVTIYLPRNLSEKE from the coding sequence ATGCGTCATAAATTACAATGGAAACTGATTTTCATATTTATTTTATTTATATTCGCCATCATTCTGGTGTCGGGTACTTTTATTATGACTTCGGTTTCCTCTTTTTATTTAAATCAGTTTAAGGTTCAGATGGATGACGAGTTCAAGGGTCAACTCTCAGAAAGTCTGAATGAAAGCCTTTCCGATACAGATCCTGTTACAAAAATTTCCGAAGTTATGGATGCATTTGCTATGAGCAGACTGGGCATCGGCAACAACAGAAACTATTATATCTTAGACGGAAAAACCGGACTTTTCATTGATGGCTCAGGCCAGGAATCTGATTTGAACGGTGTTACCGACAACATCATCTCTGCCATAAACGGAAAAATCGGAAACGAAATTTCTTTGCGTGGCGAATATATGGATTATGCATATCCGGTAAAGCAGGGCGACAAAACAGCATATATTATTTATGTTGCGGACAACAAGGAAGATATTTCAGCTGTTTTATACAACATTTTCCGCATTATTCTGCAGGCGTTTTTATACAGTGCACTTCTTGCGATTGTGTTTGGTTTCTTTCTGAGCCGCACGATTACCGTTCCCATCCGCGACTTAACCAACAAAGCGGGCAAAATTGCCGAGGGTGATTTTGTAGACGCCAGCATCCGCGTACAAGGCAATGATGAAATCGGAACATTAACCCAAACCTTTAATACCATGGCGGACCGATTGAAAACCACCATGCGTGAAATGGAAGGTGAAAAAAGTAAAATTGAAATTATCATCCGGAACTTAGAGGACGGTATTATGGCATTTGACAGTAAAGGTATTGCAACGCACACCAATCCTGCTGCAATCAAAATGCTTCGTCTGCCTAAGAAAGCAACCTATAAATTTGATGATATTTTCCCGCCTTTGGGCATTCCGCTTACCACAAAGGATGCCCATGACATAAAAGCGAACTTCAAAAGAGAATATGAAATTGAAACCGAGCAGGCCGCTTTAGCCCTTCACTTCGCCCCTTTCCGTGCAGAAGGTCAGAAAAAGCCCGGTATCATTGTTGCCATTTCAGATATTACAAAACAACAAAAGCTTGATAATTCTCGCAAAGCCTTTGTTGCAAATGTTTCGCACGAGCTTCGTACACCTTTGACCAACATCAAAAGCTATGCGGAAACTATGCTGGACTCAGATCTGGATCCCGAAACAACCGAAAACTTCTTACAGGTTATCAACAGCGAAGCGGACCGCATGACAAGACTTGTTCGCGATTTGCTTCTTCTCTCTCAGCTTGACCACACCAACACCGGTTTAAAGCCTGAAGAGTTAAACATTTCCGAGTTGGTGTCCGACACCGTAAACACCATGCGCATCGAAGCACAGAACAGACAGCTGACATTAACCTATGTCCCGGGAAGTGCTACCGATAACATTATGGCAGATCCCGACAGAATCCGTCAGGTTATCATTAATATATTGTCTAATGCAATCAAATACACCCCAGCACATGGTAATGTAACCGTGCTTTGCGGACAGCAAAAAAGCAACGTATATGTACAGATTACCGATACAGGCATCGGTATCCCCGAAAAAGATTTGCCCATGCTGTTCGAACGGTTTTACCGTGTAGATAAGGCCCGCTCAAGAGAAATGGGCGGCACCGGGCTTGGTCTTGCAATCGCCAAAGAAATGGTGGAGGCACACAATGGCTCGATCACCATTGACAGCGAATACGGCAAAGGAACAACCGTAACCATTTATTTGCCACGGAATTTAAGCGAAAAGGAGTAG
- a CDS encoding bifunctional folylpolyglutamate synthase/dihydrofolate synthase, which produces MDIKTFANSFQTKSVLELQPIADLLEKVGNPQKDLKYIHVTGTNGKGSVCAFLQSALTHAGLKCGKYTSPFVVCQEERISVDGKFIPAEAFDALLKQLEPYAEGKSPFELWTAASFLYFKQEKCDIVVLECGMGGKGDATNIIPAPECAILTRIGLDHTEYLGNTIGEITLNKCGIIKPGTKHVVTIKQETTNLIKKHACGMFHVAEPVDSPLSLKGKHQKENAGIAYTALKALGVAEEHILYGLSHAKHPARFEVFEGNPLVIYDGAHNPNGAKALVENLPDEPLTLICAFMADKDIQGVIDELKKGNLQSRCTVRCTTVSDNPRAMQPENLAELFNLNGFKASPYPTIREALLNLETTTCVFGSLYLYKEFLDAYKKGA; this is translated from the coding sequence ATGGACATAAAAACATTCGCAAACAGCTTTCAGACCAAATCCGTGTTGGAACTGCAACCAATTGCAGACCTTTTGGAAAAGGTAGGAAATCCACAAAAGGATTTAAAATATATCCATGTAACCGGTACCAACGGAAAAGGCTCGGTGTGCGCTTTTTTACAAAGTGCACTCACTCATGCAGGCCTAAAATGCGGTAAATATACATCTCCGTTTGTGGTTTGTCAGGAGGAAAGAATCTCTGTTGACGGAAAATTTATTCCTGCCGAAGCCTTTGATGCACTTTTAAAGCAATTAGAACCATACGCCGAAGGCAAATCCCCATTTGAACTCTGGACTGCAGCTTCATTTTTATATTTTAAGCAGGAGAAATGCGATATAGTTGTTTTAGAATGCGGCATGGGTGGTAAGGGCGATGCCACTAACATCATCCCTGCACCCGAATGCGCAATTCTGACCCGTATCGGGCTTGACCATACTGAGTATCTGGGAAATACAATAGGAGAAATCACCTTAAATAAATGCGGAATTATTAAGCCCGGCACAAAGCATGTTGTAACCATCAAGCAGGAAACAACCAATTTGATAAAAAAACATGCCTGTGGCATGTTTCATGTGGCGGAGCCGGTGGATTCCCCCCTTTCTTTAAAGGGAAAACACCAGAAAGAAAATGCCGGCATTGCATATACCGCTTTAAAAGCTTTAGGTGTCGCCGAAGAACATATTTTATACGGTCTTTCACACGCAAAACATCCTGCACGTTTTGAGGTTTTTGAAGGAAATCCACTCGTGATTTATGATGGTGCACATAATCCCAACGGTGCAAAAGCACTTGTTGAAAATCTGCCCGATGAACCGCTCACTCTCATTTGTGCATTTATGGCAGACAAAGATATTCAAGGCGTAATTGACGAACTGAAAAAAGGAAATCTTCAAAGCCGATGCACTGTTCGCTGTACAACCGTTTCGGATAATCCCAGAGCGATGCAACCAGAAAACCTTGCAGAACTATTTAATCTAAACGGATTTAAAGCAAGTCCCTATCCAACCATCAGGGAGGCGCTTTTGAACTTAGAAACCACCACCTGCGTGTTTGGTTCATTATATTTATATAAAGAATTTTTAGATGCATACAAAAAAGGAGCCTGA